The Nocardia arthritidis genome has a window encoding:
- the glpD gene encoding glycerol-3-phosphate dehydrogenase → MTKKPESQALGPEQRRAAWERFGKDHFDVVVIGGGVVGAGIALDAATRGLQVALVEARDLASGTSSRSSKMFHGGLRYLEQLEFGLVREALRERELALSMLAPHLVKPLRFLYPLTHRVWERPYVASGLVLYDTMGGAKSVPGQHHLSRHGALRLAPGLKRSALIGGVTYYDTVVDDARHTMTVARTAAHYGAVIRTSTQVVGFLREADRVVGVKIRDSEDGRTGEVRAHVVINATGVWTDEVQALSNNRGRFHVRASKGVHIVVPRDRIVSDAAIILRTPTSVLFVIPWGAHWIIGTTDTDWNLDLAHPAATKADIDYLLDRVNQVLVTPLTHDDIDGVYAGLRPLLAGESDETSKLSREHAVARVAPGLVGIAGGKYTTYRVMAYDAMDEAAQDIPARVSPSITEKVPLLGADGYFALVNQTVQLAEAYGVHPYRIKHLLDRYGSLIDEVMAMAAGKPELLQPITDAPSYLQVEVVYAAAAEGALHLDDILARRTRISIEYSHRGSHCAEQVAQLVAPVLGWDEDEIDREVRTYQARVDAEVRSQTQPDDASADALRIAAPEPRPEILEPVRAEG, encoded by the coding sequence ATGACCAAGAAACCGGAATCGCAGGCGCTCGGTCCGGAGCAGCGGCGGGCGGCGTGGGAACGGTTCGGTAAGGATCACTTCGATGTGGTCGTCATCGGGGGCGGCGTGGTCGGCGCTGGTATCGCCCTGGACGCGGCCACCCGCGGCTTGCAGGTGGCCCTGGTCGAGGCCCGCGATCTGGCCTCCGGGACATCCAGCCGGTCGTCGAAGATGTTCCACGGCGGCCTGCGGTATCTGGAACAGCTGGAGTTCGGGCTGGTGCGCGAGGCGCTGCGGGAGCGCGAACTCGCGCTGTCGATGCTTGCCCCGCATCTGGTGAAGCCGCTGCGTTTCCTCTACCCGCTCACCCACCGGGTGTGGGAGCGGCCGTACGTCGCCTCCGGGCTGGTGCTCTACGACACCATGGGCGGCGCGAAATCCGTTCCCGGACAACATCATCTGAGTAGGCACGGGGCGCTCCGGCTGGCCCCCGGGCTCAAGCGGAGCGCGCTGATCGGCGGCGTCACCTACTACGACACCGTCGTCGACGATGCCAGGCACACCATGACCGTCGCCCGCACCGCGGCACACTACGGCGCGGTGATCCGCACCTCCACCCAGGTGGTCGGCTTCCTGCGCGAGGCGGACCGGGTGGTCGGGGTGAAGATCCGCGACAGCGAGGACGGCCGCACCGGCGAGGTGCGCGCGCACGTGGTGATCAACGCGACCGGCGTGTGGACCGACGAGGTGCAGGCGCTGTCGAACAACCGGGGCCGGTTCCACGTGCGCGCCTCCAAGGGCGTGCACATCGTGGTGCCGCGCGACCGCATCGTCAGCGATGCCGCGATCATCCTGCGCACCCCCACCTCGGTGCTGTTCGTCATCCCGTGGGGCGCGCACTGGATCATCGGCACCACCGACACCGACTGGAATCTGGACCTCGCGCATCCGGCGGCGACCAAGGCCGATATCGACTACCTGCTGGACCGGGTGAACCAGGTGCTGGTCACCCCGCTCACCCACGACGATATCGACGGCGTCTACGCGGGCCTGCGCCCACTGTTGGCCGGTGAGAGCGACGAGACCTCGAAACTGTCCCGCGAGCACGCGGTGGCCAGGGTCGCGCCCGGACTGGTCGGCATCGCGGGCGGTAAGTACACCACCTATCGGGTGATGGCCTACGATGCGATGGACGAAGCGGCACAGGACATTCCGGCCCGAGTCTCGCCATCGATCACCGAGAAGGTGCCGCTGCTCGGCGCCGACGGCTATTTCGCGCTGGTCAACCAGACCGTGCAGCTGGCCGAGGCGTACGGCGTGCATCCCTACCGGATCAAGCATCTGCTCGACCGCTACGGCTCGCTGATCGACGAGGTGATGGCCATGGCGGCGGGCAAACCCGAACTGCTGCAACCGATTACCGACGCCCCGTCGTACCTTCAGGTGGAGGTGGTGTACGCGGCGGCGGCCGAGGGCGCGCTGCACCTGGACGACATCCTGGCCCGCCGCACCCGCATCTCGATCGAATACTCGCACCGCGGCTCGCACTGCGCCGAACAGGTCGCGCAGTTGGTCGCGCCGGTGCTCGGCTGGGACGAGGATGAAATCGACCGCGAGGTAAGGACTTATCAGGCGCGGGTGGACGCCGAGGTGCGCTCGCAGACCCAACCCGACGACGCCTCGGCCGACGCGCTGCGCATCGCCGCGCCGGAACCGCGCCCGGAGATCCTGGAGCCGGTGCGGGCCGAGGGCTGA